The following is a genomic window from Osmerus eperlanus chromosome 18, fOsmEpe2.1, whole genome shotgun sequence.
TCTGACGATTTGTCCAAATATGTTCCTCATCCGAACAAAGAGAACCATTTTCAACTTCTACGCGAGAGCCCTctgctctctttcctttctctaaTAATTTTATTTTGACTCACTCCTACTTCCTTTGGCAGGCCAGTTCACTTTCACAGCTTTAAACCTCACaaatggaacacaaacacactgacgtTTAAGCAAACAAGCTTTCacaagcccccccacccccaccacacacacacacaaacacacacggcaatcaaacaaacacaccacatgcaaacacatgcacacacacataatcatatTCTTTTGCTCTTTGAATCTGATCTCAAGTGAAAAATTGCTGCCAACCCCAGAATATTGCCTCCAGTCATAGCAGAGATGAATGTAAAGGTTCGTTTTAGAAGCTACCTTTAATGTTGTCATGGTATTTTAGCCTGCTTTGCGCATGATACATCTTATTCCCAGTCAGATATCCAGACAGATACTATTGGTTCTCAGAAGGAGCGACAGATTTCAAGGCAAAGCAAGCAAAGTCCCCATCGGATCAACACGTTTCAGATCCAGAGCGTCCTTCAGAGCAGCTGCAATAGGCCGAGTTCAGCCCGTGTTGCTGTCAAACGTTGAAGACCAGAGAGCTATAGAGGGATTACTGTAAACGCCCcactcctctgcccctccactcTTAATCTGTCCTCTGTCGCTGTGCAAATCCTGTTGGGAGATAGGAGGAGATTGACAGCCCACTGTCACTCTCCACAAATGATTGTTTCCCCAAAAGCCCCCGGGACACATCGAGAGGGGGACTCCATCAGACGTGACGCAGCAGAATGCCACTCAGGGGAATAGGGACCGTCATCGGAGGGCATCACCGGGCATGGTCAGAATTTGCCGGTGCTTTGGCCTGAATGAGAACGAAGCCCAAACCAATGTTATTTGTGCAGCACTTTTGTATGATACAATGCTTTATACATTACTGTCCACAGCATGTCAATACCAGAGACATCATACCCTTAAAGAACACCCTCACTACAGTAGGTCTCCTGGggaacacacaacactcaccaACAGACGCCACAGAGTTCAGGACCACGGACAGTTACACTGCTAGCAAGTGCGAACGAGCGCTTGCTGGGACCCAATAAGCCTTGACCTAGTATATGCGTCTCTCAACCAATTTAAGCCGTACAAAACTCTGACGATAGTAGTCCTATAGTGTTGCTGCTGTTGCACATGTTTACAGGCTTCTCTGGGCGTCTCATCACTCTGATCTCCGTGTAATCCCCTGTGTGCTTTGTGCGTTCGTCATCCTCCTGTTTCCTTATCCCATCATTCCCCGGTCTCCAGATGTCAGGGGGTTCTggtcaagcccccccccccaccaccacctttaTGCAGAAGGGCAGCATCTCCTGATAGGATGGCGTCGAGTCGGGAGCTGAGAAGTAACGAGTGCATCAGGAGTGCAGGGGAAGAGCTGTTGACGTctggcattttgtgtgtgtgtgtgtgcgtaaagaGCTGAACCCCTCCGGTTCCCGTGGCGACACTTGGCGTTGACACCGGTTGCTCTCTGCTGTTGTTTGGTATTCATCTCTGGACTTGAGAGCCTGGTGGGGGCTGTGATCTCTGTGTTAAATCCCATTCGAAACTGAGGCTCGTCTTCTCGATGGGCAGAAATGCCACCAACTGAGTCTCTCCTCTGAACGGTAAAAGAGATTGTACCCTAGAAAAGGCGAACACAGTGGGATGCAAATGAATCATTCGACAACATGAAAGAAAATGGAACACATTCTTAACACTGTTTTCTGTCATGCTTTTTTGGAGGATGGATTCAGTTCGCGTTGCTTTGGGGACAATGACTCATCGTTAAACATATACTTCTTTGTTGTCTACTCATATTATTTCAGACTTGCCATTCTATTTAAAACAGACTAGAAATACTGTAGAATCTGCGTAGTAAGGAACGGAAATGTCACTATGTCTAGTACCCACATTGGACGTACTGTAGGAGTAACCTAGGGTGTTAGTCTGGTGAAGGTGAAGTTAGGGAACTTGCCTGGCCCACATTACTAGACCTGTGCCATGGAGAAGGTCCACTAATGCATGCTAATCCCCCCCCAACACAATGACCCCAATCCCTTAAATCTGTCAATAGAGGAGCTGATGCCGCAGATTAGAGAGTCTCTGTAATGATACTGTGGGTGGTGGAGCAGACTTTCaccaaagacagacacacaggacaggacaggatgaTACTGTGGGTGGTGGAGCAGACTTTCaccaaagacagacacacaggacaggacaggatgaTACTGTGGGTGGTGGAGCAGACTTTCaccaaagacagacacacaggacaggacaggatgaTACTGTGGGTGGTGGAGCAGACTTTCaccaaagacagacacacaggacaggacacacGGTCCACTACTGTGTGCCTCCCTGCACAGTTGGAACTTCAGAAGACGATGTGAAACTGTTTCAAATACAATTACTGGGCTGTCGtaacgcccccccccacccgcagGTTGTAAATTAGGAGTTTGCTTGTATTATTATGCTGATAACATTTCTGTTGCAGCGGTTTTGTAACCTTCGACAGAGCACCTCAAGACCTGGAGCAGAGTAAACAGACCAAAATTGAATCCTGGGAAATCCTTCAGGCAAAAGTTTATTTACCTCTCCAACTCTGTTGGAAAGATAAATCGACTGGAAATGAAAGAGGTTCACCGGATGGCAAACATGCTAGATCTGTAGGCTGGGAATTTGGGAGAAGTTATTAAAATGCCTTTATCAACATTTTGAATCAATCCAGTGCTACAGCGTGGCAATGACGCATGTCCTCAAATCCCAGCGCTGCAAGCTCCCCTGGTTCAGGGCAACAGATTATCTGGGTTTATTTAAGCCAGGGATAGTTTTATGCATTTGCTTCTCCTGAAATGTAATTCacggggtgtgtgtgcttgttcgtGTGCTACCTTGTCTCCCGCCCCATTTCTTTTCTTACAGGTTTGCTATTGCAACAAGTTAgggcagaggacagagaggatctTCTCTCACTGGTGCAGATTCAAATATTGACAGACACCTCCAGGTGAACATTCTCCCCTGAACAGGAAACATCATACATCAACATGAGGTCTCTTTGAAAAATGTTTTTTCGAAAGAAGATGGTTCAAATCTGTTCGACTGGGCAGACTAAGTGATGCTGTATTTGGATATGTCACTACTGTCAGTAggggagtcagggagtcaggtggctgagtggttagggaatcgggctagtaatctgaaggttgccagttcgatttctggccgtgcaaaatgacgttgtgtccttgggcaaggcacttcaccctacttgcctcgggggaatgtccctgtacttactgtaagtccctctggataagagcatctgctaaatgaataaatgtaatgtactgtgTGGTGGGACTTTCAATACATAGAACAAATAAACAGGAACCACAGCACATGACACAAAAGATCCGTTGCTTTATTAGTTAAATCTCATAGGAATTGAACATCACATTTCAGTGGTCTAAAAAATTGCATAGACAGGTCCACCATCTGTCTTCATTTACACGTGAAAAATGTTCCGCTTCAAAATGTATTGCCTTGCGCTGAGACAAGCATTAGACGATTTTACATATTGCAAAACTGACCCCCCCAAGGGGTTTTGTACAGAGGTAACGTCATTGTTCAGTCGGTGCAAATATTCATTTCAAACTCTATGTGAACTGTGTTTGCATAGCACATACCATTTGAATAAAATATTTACTTGAGAGGATTGTACAAAATAACTTTCAAATAACATATTTCATACATATTTTATATTCTTTGATAAATTATACAAACTCTATATCTATCCAGTAGAGGAATTGTTCAAATGTACAAAAGGCTGGAAAGCATTTAACTACTTACAAATACTGTTTTTCATACTAAATTTATCCGGAACACCGGTAGTAAAGTCCCTCGCAAAATATCATGGAAAGGAGAAACAGTGGTGTACAAAATAAAAGGAAATGAGACAAAAGACTAAAAGTATCAGTTTAGATAACAATATGTAAACAATAAACTTTataaatattgttttttataaataaacTTTATAAATAAGTACTTTCTGTACAGTATTGTCCCAGTTGTTAATGTATTCGTTTGCCGTTTTAATATGAAATGACAAACCTTGGAACCGACAAGCTTCAACAACAGCGTCGACAAACATCCATCGACTAAACCAAGGAgcgcctccaacacacacacacacacacacacacacacacaaaaacacacccgccgacacatgcacaaaccgcacacacacacgcaaagtgTGGCCTCACTGTAGATCCCCCAGGGGCTTGACAACAGGCCAGGGCATGTCCGGAAGATGTTGCGGTGGTTcttcctgggcctgggcctgactGGCCCAGTTAAAGTCCACCCCGTTCTTCTTCAGAGCTGCCAAGTGCTTGATGTCCAGAGTGGTGAAGGTAGTAAACTGGACTTGGTTCCTCTTGCTGGTCGGCGAGTGGAGGGGCTCGTTGCGTTGGGGCTTGGCCAGCAGGGTGGCTGAGCGGGTGGCCATGGGGTCCATCCCGAGGGGGGTCTGGGAGCTGGTCCTTCTGCCCAGGGTGGCGGTCCGCTCTGGGACAGTGCTCACCGTGCTCAGGCTGGCCTCCAGGCCGCGGTGGCCGTCGATGGAGCGGTGAGACTCCACAGAGAGGTGGCTCTCCCGCTTGAGGGTGGACGCCTGGGGTGGGTTACACTGCGCCTGGCCTGACGTGGACCCCAGCCAGACCCAGTCGTGCTTGCGGTCCTTGGGGTCGCGGGGGTCCGGGGCTTGGACGGGGGTCTTGTGGCCCCTGAAGCAGAGCCTGTAGGAGGCACAGTTGAGAAGGAAGGCGAAGATAGCCACGCAGGAGACCCCGACCAGCGTGTATATGCCTATCTCCACATCCGTCATGGAGCGGAATGTTCGGACTAGGTCGCTCTCCACCACCTGGGGGGGCTTGGGTTTGGGCTGTTCCTTCTTAGGCGCCAGGTCGGGTTTGGGCAACTCTTTCTTAGGGAGAGGGTTTGGGTTATCCAGCATATTGGCccagtctctcctctgtccattTCCCTTCCCTGTGGTTCTGTCCACACCAGGTCTTCCCATCCCCGGGGGTCTGCTCGTCACAAGGGGCTTCGCAGTGCCTGGTTTGCCTGTGGGAACGCGGGGGGCACTGGTCGTGGTAGTGCTGCTGGCGACGCTGGTGCCCGCTCCCGCCAACTCCTGTTGGGCAGGCCTCGTGGTGAGAGTGCTGGTCTCGGGCACCGTGCTCCTGAACAAACGCCTGTCCACGCCCGGATCTGTCCGAGCCCGCGGCGTCGCCGGCGTCACCCCTCTGGTCTCTTCCTCGGACTCGGAAACCTCACCGCCGTAGGCAGTGCCGCCGCCGCCAGCCTTCCTGCCGTTCTGGAAGTCCACCCTGAGGATGCCGGCGCCGACCGCCAGCTTGCTCTTCCTCTTGGACTTCTGACACTCCTCGCCGATCCTGAGCTCCGCCCTCACCAGCAGGCCCCGGCCCTCCCCGTTCGCCACCACGAAGGCGGACTGCGGGGTCCGTCGCACGGCCACCACGCTCTCGTCGGACGACGTCACGACGAGGGAGTAGCCGGCTCGGTCGAACAGGTCCAGAGGGGCGACGGAGCCGTCGCTGAAGCGGACCCAGCAGCTCACCACAGCTTCCTGGGACGccgagacgaggagagagagagagagaggacaggagacgtTTAGTCGCGGAGCCGAAGAGATAAATATAGGCAGCGTTTTCAAAAAGAGGAcgtaaggaagagagagaaatggagggagatgagaagacagacacaaaggggaaagggagagcggGGAAGATTGGATCGTGGAaggaaaagaaaatgaaaagcCAGTCGTGCAAACAATTAGAAAGAAATCGATGATGTCTTCTCCATTCTGATTGACAGACATTATAATGCACTGCGCACGTCAATGTGTTTCCATATACTAGCATGCaagcatactgtatatatatatatatcccaaACAACCCTTGCCTTGAGCTTGTGTCAACGCAGGGATGAATCAACATCTTTCCAGAGGGTTCACAACAATTCAGATGGCTGCTCTGTATGGATTCCGTTGCCATGATAGTTAATCCCCCCGATCTCTTTTGTTGTATTGTAAAAATTGCCAATGTTAATCTCTTTATAATTAACTCAGAGGGCTGGTGTATCACACACCACACGATGCTTATTATAATTGAATTTAACCACAGGGGGTCCATATCGagcaagaaaaaaacaaactaaAACCATCACCAACAGAGGGCACTAGAAGGGATAATTACCCCTGAACCGGTCCTCATCACAATCCCTGAGCGAAATGGAGATCAGTTGGAGCTACAGGCCCGACCTATATTCTGAGGTGAAATACATCCGGTCTAACTCTGAGTCATACATTAACTATGGGCTAATCATAGAAACAAATGGTCATGTGAGGCAGCTCACTTCTGACCAGTTGAGTATTGATTGGGGCAAGCTATCTGCCTGGAGCGCTACAGACTGGATGGACTATTGCAATGGTGGCTGGAGACTAATGGCTTTCCTCTGCCACTGTTTGAGTAAGTGCTTTGGACTGGAAAATCAGCCAGAGACTAATCTGTGagcttttaaatgtgtgtgcccaccctctgtctgcctgtcggcctacctgcccgcctgcctgcctgccggccggcctgcctgcccgtctgcctgcctgtccgaAACCTGCACCCACCGTCCCCTCCGTAATGTTTGGGAGAAGGCGGGGGGACTATGTATTGAAGCTGGTCACGTTGGAACCAAAATGTATGAAAATAACCTTGAATAAAACCCCaaagaaatgcattttaaactcTTGGGGATTGTTTAATTACAAATGTGGAGCACAGAAAAAATGAAAGAAGACTATTTTTTGGTCCCTAACATTATGCAAGGCACTGTGCATCACAACTTTAGGAGTTTTTCCCACCTCAAATGAACTGCTGTGTGTTGTTGCTGCCGGTTGCCGTTAAGTGTGCAACGGTACCTGTTTGGGGCTGGTCATGACCTCCTGTGTGGTGGCCGTGGCGACGATGGCTCTGCTGCTCCCTGGACTGAgctggagggacagagagagtccagCGACCAGCTGCACCCCGAGCTCTGTCACACTCACTTTGTCATCCAGCACCTTGACCCTCCTCTCAGCCAGAACTGAAGCTGACAGAGGGGacagcacctgcacacacacacacacacaggcatgcatcatacacgtacacacgcaagAACACCGACAGTACACCTGCatgcatatacagtacacatgcatacacacactcactcactctcacacacacacacacacacacacacacacacacacacacacacactcactcactcactcactcactcactcactcactctcacacacacacacacacctgtatggTGGTGATCCCCATGGCTCGTCCCTGCAGCACGGGGCCTGCCTGGAGCCGGGCCACCGCCGGGTCCGTCACCCTGAGAGAGTACTGCACCTGCCTCGTCACGTCCACCTGCCAATCAGGGCCCAGGAAGTACTCCGGGGGCGCCGCCCCGCCAGGGAGGGCGCCTGCCACGGGGTCGGAGGACTCCGCCACAAAGGGCGTGAGCACCCGGAGCACGGTGTGCTGGTACTGCAGCATACAGCCTCTgcccttcctcatctcctcctcttcctcgctgtCCCAGGtcgccctgacacacacacacgcgcacacacacccaaaacacCAACATTTTTACGGAATTCCGTTTCCACGGCCCTCTagcacagtggttctcaaccctggtcctcaggtaccccctgtcctgcatgttttagatgtttccctgctccaaaacacctgattcaaatgaatggtcgttaacaggcttctgcataactagataacgacccattcatttgattcaggtgtgttggagcagggaaacatctaaaacatggaggacagggggtacttgaggaccagggttgagaaccactggtctagcAATTCCGCCGCTTAGCCCTCAGGACTTACATCAGTAATGTAACACAACTACACCCCTTGGCTGTCCAACACTATCGAGTGAGAGCCAACAACATTACTGTCAGTATTGAATGACCCCAATAATATTCTGCCTGAGGGCTAGTCTCATTCCCTGGTCTCCGCCACGAGGAATCCTCCACTAATGTAACTAACCTAGATGTGAGTATAGATTAGGACTAGGGTTGTTGTCCATCATTCTTTGTAATATACATTAAGCAAGGTTTGCCCAATGCTAAGCTGAGGGATTTCagactcccctccctccgttcTTGCGTGGCGCTCTATAACCTACTTACCTCTTCTGCTTGTACTTCTTCCATCTATCTGCTTACTGAATTGTGTTTGTGCTATTCTTTTATCCGAGTCCAGTAAACAAAGCCACATATTTTGTTTATGGTCTTTAGCTGAAGCTTGTATGGCTTTGGACATAAACCCTTCCTAatttattttggggggggggaatttgcagtttttttcctcttcttcctgtacTTTTCCTAGATTTCATTGCTTCGCCACTGTATGGAGGCTTTTGAAGGATTTGTTGTGCACTTTCACGAACTGAAAAGGGCGCTCAAAGCAAAGGAAATCTCCCGAGCTATTTATCAGAAAAGTGTAGGACTGTGCCAAATTCCAGTCCAGTAACGAAAAACTTTTGGAGCAGTTTCTCTCTATATACAGAGATTCTGACAGGGGTTAAACAGACAGCAACATTGTTGGCAGGTTTAGGGAAGATTTCTACCTCCTGCTGCCGGCGGCGACGGGCACCCTCCAGCCCTTGATCTGGCTGAGCTCGGGGTCGCCCACGTCGATGAGCAGGGGCAGGCGGGGCATCCACACACTCATCTCCAGCTGGGCGCTCAGGTAGCTGTAGGTGAAGTTGAGGAGCATCTTCAttctccccctcgtctccttCCCGTTCACGTACACATAGTCACAGCGCTccgacacctgagagagagagagagagagaggggggggggggggagggagagagagagagggagaatagaaagtgagaaagagagaggtgacagTCAACAGCTCCAGCCGTGTAAGAGTCGGGGGTAAATCATAACAAGAGTAGAGAACCCATGCTATCCATTGGGTTTCCTCTTTCACGGCATGTCCATCATTTCAGGTTGAGGTTCTCATGGTCTCAGGGAAACGACTTTGACAAGCAATAAGGTCTCTTTAATGGTCTGAGTTCCACAGTGGCAAATCAGCCAGAGGAATGGTGTGCAAGCCAGCAGTTTGTGTGTCGTCTTTAACACAGGGGGGCTCTCTCTAACTGCCTCACTTATCTTAACAAACGGCTTCAGAGGCCGCCCTCAGAGGCAGTTCACTGGAGAGCCGTAAACAAGGGAATAAAGCAAAGAAGTagagggacatagagagagacgtTTTGtttttatgcgtgtgtgtgtgagcctgtgtgtgtgtgtgtgtctgcaccttGAGGATGTCCTCCTGTGTGGTAGCGCAGCTGGTGTAGTTGGTGACGTCAGTGACTGAGCCGCCGGCTTCCACGGCCAGGATCTTAACAGGAACGGACGCCATTTTACCCGTCAGAACGGCTGTGTTAAGAAGATCCCCACTCtgcatggggagagggggggatagggAACGTGTCAGCATTGAAAAacacacttgcatacacaccacacacaccttgccaATAAAAGATGTTGTTCCGTTGCACCCTTTACATTTCCAAAAACAGTGGGACCCGATGTCACAGTGGAACCCGGTGGAACCCAATGTCACCCTTGATCTGGGGGCGATAAGTCCTCTCTTGTAGAGCttaaaccctctctctctggatggatTTAAAAGTCTTTTCACCACGATACTCTCTAATAAACTCGCTCTAATCTAGGAAGTAC
Proteins encoded in this region:
- the si:dkey-1d7.3 gene encoding transmembrane protein 132D, which translates into the protein MRALGSNKIYMFIFQPCLSIECKKFVLRLHLWITYMCKFVKMTARQDCSLHGVFPTVIAVVFTLLTLGTECQVLEDTRNLGPVPLYPTVGFQVLNVDHLLLRDNSQGLLGNSSLQAQRQAFLVTSSGAGLLPPAVNASYGPLTAHRNIPTDLLLSGRRILPVLLARQVRSSAPIVRILFHLPTWRDISGAVRAEEEEQRGGGRKGGAAGVDGAYCVTAYAFWQTREVRGACLVSPGGFCVAQLKPEPAWFSPASRSASSRERGVGEAQGNPVEVYFQSRKDQTGQCVPQDSLQRVGLGRGVPQGSGTPMRRIGSVNLLKAPPGNPTFFRLRLGGAVVVQTSSKPLKTTDVATFYVFLSSASAIESFTLRATVRKGFSFSRARPSDSSLWDIVLEPGKGAALNTISVVCLRKVAITGKRGLLEVLQLDFETKDLTDQSESQVITWRLELPGNVKDVGIMKIYTTQKDYIGLAPMVMSGDLLNTAVLTGKMASVPVKILAVEAGGSVTDVTNYTSCATTQEDILKVSERCDYVYVNGKETRGRMKMLLNFTYSYLSAQLEMSVWMPRLPLLIDVGDPELSQIKGWRVPVAAGSRRATWDSEEEEEMRKGRGCMLQYQHTVLRVLTPFVAESSDPVAGALPGGAAPPEYFLGPDWQVDVTRQVQYSLRVTDPAVARLQAGPVLQGRAMGITTIQVLSPLSASVLAERRVKVLDDKVSVTELGVQLVAGLSLSLQLSPGSSRAIVATATTQEVMTSPKQEAVVSCWVRFSDGSVAPLDLFDRAGYSLVVTSSDESVVAVRRTPQSAFVVANGEGRGLLVRAELRIGEECQKSKRKSKLAVGAGILRVDFQNGRKAGGGGTAYGGEVSESEEETRGVTPATPRARTDPGVDRRLFRSTVPETSTLTTRPAQQELAGAGTSVASSTTTTSAPRVPTGKPGTAKPLVTSRPPGMGRPGVDRTTGKGNGQRRDWANMLDNPNPLPKKELPKPDLAPKKEQPKPKPPQVVESDLVRTFRSMTDVEIGIYTLVGVSCVAIFAFLLNCASYRLCFRGHKTPVQAPDPRDPKDRKHDWVWLGSTSGQAQCNPPQASTLKRESHLSVESHRSIDGHRGLEASLSTVSTVPERTATLGRRTSSQTPLGMDPMATRSATLLAKPQRNEPLHSPTSKRNQVQFTTFTTLDIKHLAALKKNGVDFNWASQAQAQEEPPQHLPDMPWPVVKPLGDLQ